A genomic region of Pelodiscus sinensis isolate JC-2024 chromosome 1, ASM4963464v1, whole genome shotgun sequence contains the following coding sequences:
- the LOC102443919 gene encoding olfactory receptor 52B2-like encodes MPADNHSVLGPATFILTGIPGTEESQVWTAIPFCLMYVAALLGNSLLLFIIATERSLHEPMYLFLSMLSTVDLLLSTSTVPKMLAVFWFRAGEISFAACLTQMFFMHVSLTAESGILLAMAFDRYVAICNPLRYTTLLTKPVIGKIGLAVLTRSVGVFFPYVFLLKRLKFCTTNLLPHTYCQEWAIARLACDDVTVNFWYGVAVAILAIGLDAVLISVSYMLILQAVFRLPVKDARLKALHTCSSHVCVILIFYISSLFSYFAHEFGHIVPGSILNLLANSHVLVPPMLNPVIYGVTTNKILKCLIKVFNPWCSKSFLQS; translated from the coding sequence ATGCCAGCCGACAATCACAGCGTTTTGGGCCCTGCCACCTTCATCCTGACTGGCATCCCCGGTACGGAGGAGTCTCAAGTCTGGACTGCCATCCCCTTCTGTCTGATGTACGTTGCGGCGCTTCTGGGGAACTCTCTGCTCCTCTTCATCATAGCAACAGAAcgaagcctccatgagcccatgtaccttttcctctccatgctgTCCACTGTTGATCTGCTGTTGTCAACGAGTACAGTGCCCAAGATGCTGGCCGTGttctggttcagggcaggggaaatttcttttgctgcctgcctcacccagatgttcttcatgcATGTCAGTCTTACCGCCGAGTCAGGcatcctgctggccatggcgttTGATCGGTACGTTGCCATCTGCAACCCCCTGAGATACACCACCCTGCTCACCAAGCCTGTGATCGGGAAGATCGGGCTGGCGGTTCTCACAAGGAGTGTCGGCGTCTTTTTTCCTTACGTTTTTCTCCTGAAACGGCTGAAATTTTGCACAACCAACCTCCTGCCTCACACCTACTGCCAGGAATGGGCCATCGCCCGGCTGGCCTGTGACGATGTCACAGTCAATTTCTGGTATGGTGTAGCTGTGGCTATTTTAGCAATTGGCTTGGATGCTGTGCTCATTTCTGTGTCTTACATGCTGATCCTCCAGGCCGTCTTCCGACTGCCCGTTAAGGATGCCCGGCTCAAGGCTCTGCACACCTGTAGCTCCCACGTCTGTGTCATCCTGATATTCTACATCTCATCTTTGTTCTCCTATTTCGCACACGAATTTGGGCACATTGTCCCCGGTTCTATTCTCAATCTTCTGGCCAACAGCCATGTGCTCGTTCCCCCCATGCTAAACCCTGTCATTTATGGGGTGACCACAAACAAGATCCTGAAATGTTTAATCAAGGTGTTTAATCCGTGGTGCAGCAAAAGCTTCCTGCAGAGCTAA
- the LOC102443683 gene encoding olfactory receptor 52B2-like, whose protein sequence is MMPADNHSVFTPVTFILTGIPGTEESQVWLAIPFCLMYVAALLGNSLLLFIIATERSLHEPMYLFLSMLAAADLLLSTTTVPKMLALFWSRAGEISFAACLTQAFFIHVSLTAESGILVAMAFDRYVAICNPLRYTTLLSKPVIGKIGLAVLTRSVSVFVPHIFLVKWLRFSRTNLLPHTYCQELAMARLASDDITVNMWYSRAVGIFAFGLDAVLIAVSYVLILRAVFKLPSKGPRLKALRTCGSHVCVILIFYMSSFFSYFTNQFGHIVPGYILNLLANSHVLLPPMLNPIIYGVTTKEILKRVINLFCCNRSYFFIHSVSLSSWDWQGCNHTARSAKGSLTNEQQQQPPFMQ, encoded by the exons ATGATGCCAGCCGACAATCACAGCGTTTTTACCCCCGTCACCTTCATCCTGACTGGCATCCCTGGTACTGAAGAGTCTCAGGTCTGGCTCGCCATCCCCTTCTGTCTGATGTACGTTGCGGCGCTTCTGGGGAACTCTCTCCTCCTGTTCATCATAGCGACAGAAcgaagcctccatgagcccatgtaccttttcctctccatgctggctgctgctgatcTGCTGTTATCCACCACCACAGTGCCCAAGATGCTGGCCTTGTTCTGGTCCAGGGCAGGGGAAATTTCTTTTGCTGCCTGCCTCACTCAGGCATTCTTCATCCATGTCAGTCTTACCGCCGAGTCAGGCatcctggtggccatggcgtttgATCGGTACGTTGCCATCTGCAACCCCCTGAGATACACCACCCTGCTCTCCAAGCCTGTGATCGGGAAGATCGGGCTGGCGGTTCTCACAAGGAGCGTCAGCGTCTTTGTCCCTCACATCTTTCTCGTGAAGTGGCTGAGGTTCAGCAGAACCAACCTCCTGCCTCACACCTATTGTCAGGAATTGGCCATGGCCCGGCTGGCCAGTGACGACATCACAGTCAACATGTGGTACAGCAGAGCGGTGGGGATTTTTGCATTTGGCTTGGACGCTGTGCTCATTGCTGTGTCTTACGTGCTGATCCTCAGGGCCGTCTTCAAGCTCCCATCTAAGGGCCCCCGGCTCAAGGCTCTGCGCACCTGCGGCTCCCACGTCTGTGTCATCCTGATATTCTACATGTCGTCTTTTTTCTCTTATTTCACAAACCAGTTTGGACACATTGTCCCAGGTTATATTCTCAAcctcctggccaacagccatgttctccttccccccatgTTAAACCCCATCATTTATGGGGTGACAACAAAAGAGATCCTGAAACGGGTGATCAATTT ATTTTGCTGCAATCGAAGCTATTTCTTCATCCATTCTGTGTCTCTTAGCTCCTGGGACTGGCAAGGCTGTAATCACACTGCCCGCTCTGCCAAAGGCAGCCTGACCAA tgaacaacaacaacaaccaccctTCATgcagtaa